Genomic window (Synergistaceae bacterium):
GATACGAGCGGCGGCGTACGACCTTCGCATAGCGGGGCTCATGGGCGTCAACGTCAACCGGCTGATCTCGATCGTCTTTTTCGTAGCGGGGGCGCTGGCGGCGGTGGGAGGCATCTTCCTTTCGGTCCGATACACCCTCTACCCGCAGCTGGGCGCTATAACTATCAAGGCCTTCGTGGCGGCGGTCATCGGCGGCTTGGGCTCGTTGCCGGGTGCCGTGGTTGGAAGCCTGATCCTCGGACTGGCCGAGATGCTTACCGCGGGCTTCATCTCGAGCCAGATGCGCGACCTGGTGGTCTTCTCCCTGCTTGTAGCCACCCTTCTTGTCAAGCCTGCGGGCCTCTTCGGCAAGAGCGTCAGCGAGAAAGTGTAGGTGAAAGTAGAGAATGTCAGGATATGCTGAAGGAATTCTGGTCCTCCTGTGCATCAACGTGATCGCTGCCATGGGGGTCTCTCTGCTCACCGGCTTCACTGGGATATTCTCGCTGGGTCACGCGGCCTATATGGCCCTCGGGGCCTATACATCCGCAATTCTCACGGTTAAATACGGGTTCCATTATGTCCCGGCCGTCTTCCTGGGCGCGGGAGTTGCCGTCGCCGTCGCCTTCTTCATCGGGGTGCCCACCCTGAAGCTGATGGGAGACTACTACGCCATCGCCTCCATAGGGCTGTGCGAGGCGATAAGGCTGATCCTGGAGAACTGGCAGTCGGTGACGCGGGGCGCTCGCGGATATCCGGGGATCGACGCCTACACCACCCTGCCCGTGGCGCTTGCTTTCGTCGTCGTGATGGCCATATTCATGTTCAATATCATCAACAGTCGTTTCGGAAGGGCCTGCAAGGCGTGCAGGGACGACCACGTGGCGGCGTCTCTGCTGGGCTTCAACACGGCAAGGATAAGAGTCGTCAGCCTGATGATCTCGGCCTTCTACTGCGGCGTGGCGGGTGCCCTGCTGGGCGGCTTCCTCTCCTTCATCCAGCCGGTCATGTTTGACATGATGAAGTCCACCGAGCTGACATCCGTCGTCGTCTTCGGAGGACTCGGCTCCATGAGCGGATGCATCCTCGGCACGGCGGTCATCACGCTTGTGACGGAGCTCTTCCGCCCGATCTCGCAGTACAGAATGCTGATCTACGGCGCTGTGTTGGTCATCATCATGGTCCTTCGTCCGGAGGGAATAATGGGCAACCGTGAATTCACCACCTGGATCAAGGATGCAGTGGGGAGGCGGGCGAAATGAGCGCGTTTTTCCAGCTCTCCGGCGTGACGAAGAACTTCGGAGGAGTCACGGCCGTTGACGACATGACGTTCACCATCGAGAGGGGCGAGCTCGCAGGCCTGATGGGGCCGAACGGTGCCGGGAAGACGACCATCTTCAACCTTGTGACGGGGGTCTATCCCCTTGACTCGGGAACCATCACCTACAAGGGCGAGGACCTGGCCCCCTTCAAGACGTACAGGATAATCCACAAGGGAATATCCAGGACCTTCCAGAACCTTCGCCTCTTCCAGCGCTCCTCGGTGCTCGAGAACGTCATGACCGCCGCGCAGCACGGCATACCCTACTCCTTCTTCGAAGGGGTGACCCACCTAGGGCGTTGGCGCGGCGGGGAGAAAGACATCAAAAAGAAGAGCATGGACCTGCTGGACAGGGTCGGGCTGGCGGACAGGGCTCACCAGGCCGCCGGCACCCTGCCCTATGGCCACCAGAGGCGGCTCGAGATTGCTCGCGCCCTTGCCCTCGACCCGGAATTCCTACTGCTCGACGAGCCCGCGGCTGGGATGAACGCCGAGGAGGTCATCTCCCTCAACGCACTGATACGTGACCTGCACCGGGATTTCGACCTGACCATACTGGTCATCGAGCACCACATGGATCTGATAATGGAGATATGCCCTCACATAGTGTGCATGAACTTCGGCGCCAAGATCGCCGAGGGGACGCCCGACGAGATCCAGAATCACCCGGAGGTGCTGAAGGCGTATCTTGGAGAGGAGGATGACGAATGAGCGAGCCGCGTATAAACGATAAAGAGGTCCTCCTCGAGGTGGACGACTTTTACGTCAACTACGGCGCCATCAAGGCCCTCTCCGGAGTCTCGCTGAAGGTCTTCAAGGGCGAGATCGTCTGCGTCATCGGCTCCAACGGAGCGGGAAAATCGACTCTGATGAACTCCATAATGGGCATGGTCCGCCGGGAGAGCGGCGAAGTTCGCTTGGACGGCGCAGTGCTCGACAGGCGGGCCTACAGGGTCGTACAGCAGGGAATATCTCTCAGCCCGGAGGGACGCAGGGTCTTCGCTCCCCTCACTGTGCTGGAGAATCTGAAGATGGGCGCTTTTCCAAGGGGAAAGACGGTCGATCTGGACAACGACCTTGAATGGGTCTTCAACCTCTTCCCTCGACTTAAGGAGCGCATCGGACAGTACGCGGGCACCCTCTCAGGAGGAGAGCAGCAGATGCTTGCCATAGGCAGGGCCCTTATGTCGCGCCCGAAAGTCCTGCTTCTCGACGAACCCTCCCTTGGGCTGGCGCCGATAGTCATCAAGGACATCTTCAAGGAGCTGCGCCTGATAAACGACGAGGGAGTCACCATCCTACTCGTCGAGCAGAACGCGCGCCAGGCTCTTCTTCTGTCCGACCGAGGCTACGTCATTCAGACGGGAAAGATCGTGATGGAGGGCCCCTCGAAGGAACTGATGGAAAACGCCGACATCAAGGCGGCATATCTTGGAGGCGCCGCCGCCGGCTAGCAGATTCCTCTTTGGAGGAGCATGATCAAACGACAAGGCATAACCGTGGTGCGCCCGGCTTGAAAAAAGTCCGGGCGCACCGTTTTTTATACTTGACAAGTATGGTAGGATTTAGTATCCTCTTGCTCGGAACAGAAGGGATGTGGTCGCCATCAAGCTCTCGACGAAAACCCGATACGGTCTCCGCGCTCTGCTGTACATGGCTCGAGCCTACGACGGAGAGAGTACTATTCCCGTGGGAGAGATCGCAAGAGAGCAGGGGGTTTCCGAAAAATACCTTGAACAGCTCTTCCTGAGGCTAAGGCGCAGCGGGCTGATCAGGAGCGTGCGCGGCGCCCAGGGAGGATACATGCTCTGCAACCCTCCTG
Coding sequences:
- a CDS encoding ABC transporter ATP-binding protein: MSEPRINDKEVLLEVDDFYVNYGAIKALSGVSLKVFKGEIVCVIGSNGAGKSTLMNSIMGMVRRESGEVRLDGAVLDRRAYRVVQQGISLSPEGRRVFAPLTVLENLKMGAFPRGKTVDLDNDLEWVFNLFPRLKERIGQYAGTLSGGEQQMLAIGRALMSRPKVLLLDEPSLGLAPIVIKDIFKELRLINDEGVTILLVEQNARQALLLSDRGYVIQTGKIVMEGPSKELMENADIKAAYLGGAAAG
- a CDS encoding branched-chain amino acid ABC transporter permease, whose product is MSGYAEGILVLLCINVIAAMGVSLLTGFTGIFSLGHAAYMALGAYTSAILTVKYGFHYVPAVFLGAGVAVAVAFFIGVPTLKLMGDYYAIASIGLCEAIRLILENWQSVTRGARGYPGIDAYTTLPVALAFVVVMAIFMFNIINSRFGRACKACRDDHVAASLLGFNTARIRVVSLMISAFYCGVAGALLGGFLSFIQPVMFDMMKSTELTSVVVFGGLGSMSGCILGTAVITLVTELFRPISQYRMLIYGAVLVIIMVLRPEGIMGNREFTTWIKDAVGRRAK
- a CDS encoding ABC transporter ATP-binding protein, which gives rise to MSAFFQLSGVTKNFGGVTAVDDMTFTIERGELAGLMGPNGAGKTTIFNLVTGVYPLDSGTITYKGEDLAPFKTYRIIHKGISRTFQNLRLFQRSSVLENVMTAAQHGIPYSFFEGVTHLGRWRGGEKDIKKKSMDLLDRVGLADRAHQAAGTLPYGHQRRLEIARALALDPEFLLLDEPAAGMNAEEVISLNALIRDLHRDFDLTILVIEHHMDLIMEICPHIVCMNFGAKIAEGTPDEIQNHPEVLKAYLGEEDDE